A region from the Ciconia boyciana chromosome 1, ASM3463844v1, whole genome shotgun sequence genome encodes:
- the IL1RL1 gene encoding interleukin-1 receptor-like 1 isoform X1: MMGYVHLIFLSTFLSVSMTSETFDAMEGEALVIKCPRWSSAVKVTWYHTDTNKIIPAEEEGSRIFSLKQLLWFLPTSREDSGNYTCVIHFSNNRTKLFNMSVQVHPYKQGVCFPSEIRYPNDTGRGKIVCPTIDNYKNATIIQWYKDCKPLQGERYFRGEKYIFINNPRKEDDGYYTCQFIYTHKRNVFNVSATRIFISKAKHSPLPPQILFPKDKDVIEVELGAALSLKCQARLGIKKQPMAVVTWDVDNIPVKYSDFSRFHEKTHFFEGREQEYYRETTLHITEIKKEDLQANFTCVALNEMHNTRATVTLQLKAQCEGLQ, from the exons ATGATGGGGTATGTACATTTGATCTTCTTATCTACCTTCCTCTCGGTTTCCATGACATCCGAAACAT TTGATGCAATGGAAGGTGAGGCTTTAGTTATAAAATGTCCCCGATGGAGTTCAGCTGTGAAAGTCACCTGGTATCACACAGATACTAACAAAATAATTCCTGCAGAAGAAGAGGGATCAcgaatattttccttaaaacaatTGCTTTGGTTTCTGCCAACTTCTAGAGAGGATTCTGGAAACTACACTTGTGTTATACATTT ttcAAATAATCGCACAAAGTTGTTCAACATGAGTGTGCAGGTGCATCCATACAAGCAAGGAGTATGTTTCCCAAGTGAGATTCGTTACCCAAATGacactggaagaggaaaaattgtTTGTCCTACAATTGACAATTATAAGAATGCTACTATCATCCAGTGGTATAAG gacTGCAAACCTCTTCAGGGAGAGAGATActtcaggggagaaaaatatatttttattaacaacCCAAGAAAGGAGGATGATGGTTATTATACTTGTCAATTTATCTACACTcataaaagaaatgtgtttaatgTATCAGCAACAAGGATTTTCATAAGTAAGG caaaacactCACCTCTACCTcctcaaattttatttccaaaagataAAGATGTAATAGAAGTGGAGCTTG GTGCTGCTTTGTCTCTGAAATGTCAGGCCCGCCTGGGGATTAAGAAACAGCCGATGGCTGTTGTCACATGGGATGTGGATAACATCCCGGTGAAATACTCAGATTTTTCAAGATTTCATGAAAAAACTCATTT TTTTGAAGGACGTGAGCAAGAATATTACAGAGAGACCACTTTGcatattactgaaataaaaaaggaggatCTGCAGGCAAATTTCACATGTGTAGCGCTGAACGAAATGCACAACACAAGGGCCACGGTGACATTACAACTAAAAGCGCAATGCGaag GTCTTCAGTAA
- the IL1RL1 gene encoding interleukin-1 receptor-like 1 isoform X2: MMGYVHLIFLSTFLSVSMTSETFDAMEGEALVIKCPRWSSAVKVTWYHTDTNKIIPAEEEGSRIFSLKQLLWFLPTSREDSGNYTCVIHFSNNRTKLFNMSVQVHPYKQGVCFPSEIRYPNDTGRGKIVCPTIDNYKNATIIQWYKDCKPLQGERYFRGEKYIFINNPRKEDDGYYTCQFIYTHKRNVFNVSATRIFISKAKHSPLPPQILFPKDKDVIEVELGAALSLKCQARLGIKKQPMAVVTWDVDNIPVKYSDFSRFHEKTHFFEGREQEYYRETTLHITEIKKEDLQANFTCVALNEMHNTRATVTLQLKAQCEVGLPNVLLIVGSLVLLVSVILYQSFRVDIVLLYREIFQPYSVKDDGKLYDAYVIYPRSHTNEANFVEYFVYQIMPDILENKCGYKLCIYGRDIYPGEDIASAIEKRMQNSRRLIILLTRQLINCKEPAYDQHIALYNALIQNDTKVILLEMETIGTYEKLQESLSFIIKKQGTIKWREQHTVHPQSSNSKFWKQVRYHMPLTLKSSYSANAG; encoded by the exons ATGATGGGGTATGTACATTTGATCTTCTTATCTACCTTCCTCTCGGTTTCCATGACATCCGAAACAT TTGATGCAATGGAAGGTGAGGCTTTAGTTATAAAATGTCCCCGATGGAGTTCAGCTGTGAAAGTCACCTGGTATCACACAGATACTAACAAAATAATTCCTGCAGAAGAAGAGGGATCAcgaatattttccttaaaacaatTGCTTTGGTTTCTGCCAACTTCTAGAGAGGATTCTGGAAACTACACTTGTGTTATACATTT ttcAAATAATCGCACAAAGTTGTTCAACATGAGTGTGCAGGTGCATCCATACAAGCAAGGAGTATGTTTCCCAAGTGAGATTCGTTACCCAAATGacactggaagaggaaaaattgtTTGTCCTACAATTGACAATTATAAGAATGCTACTATCATCCAGTGGTATAAG gacTGCAAACCTCTTCAGGGAGAGAGATActtcaggggagaaaaatatatttttattaacaacCCAAGAAAGGAGGATGATGGTTATTATACTTGTCAATTTATCTACACTcataaaagaaatgtgtttaatgTATCAGCAACAAGGATTTTCATAAGTAAGG caaaacactCACCTCTACCTcctcaaattttatttccaaaagataAAGATGTAATAGAAGTGGAGCTTG GTGCTGCTTTGTCTCTGAAATGTCAGGCCCGCCTGGGGATTAAGAAACAGCCGATGGCTGTTGTCACATGGGATGTGGATAACATCCCGGTGAAATACTCAGATTTTTCAAGATTTCATGAAAAAACTCATTT TTTTGAAGGACGTGAGCAAGAATATTACAGAGAGACCACTTTGcatattactgaaataaaaaaggaggatCTGCAGGCAAATTTCACATGTGTAGCGCTGAACGAAATGCACAACACAAGGGCCACGGTGACATTACAACTAAAAGCGCAATGCGaag TGGGTCTTCCTAACGTCCTGTTGATTGTAGGATCTCTAGTTCTGCTAGTCTCTGTTATACTTTATCAGTCCTTCCGAGTTGATATCGTCCTATTGTACCGGGAGATATTTCAGCCCTACTCGGTCAAGGATG ATGGGAAGCTATATGATGCATATGTTATCTATCCCAGAAGCCATACCAATGAAGCTAATTTTGTGGAATATTTTGTTTACCAAATCATGCCAGATattctagaaaataaatgtggatATAAACTGTGTATTTATGGGAGAGATATATATCCCGGAGAAG ATATAGCCAGTGCAATTGAGAAGAGGATGCAGAACAGCAGACGGCTGATCATTCTTCTAACACGCCAGCTGATTAATTGTAAAGAACCTGCTTATGATCAACACATTGCTTTATACAATGCCCTCATTCAAAATGATACAAAGGTGATCCTGCTGGAAATGGAGACAATTGGGACTTACGAGAAGCTTCAGGAATCTCTTAGTTTTATTATTAAGAAGCAAGGTACCATCAAATGGAGAGAGCAGCACACTGTGCACCCACAGTCATCCAATTCTAAGTTCTGGAAACAGGTGAGGTACCATATGCCACTGACACTCAAGTCCTCATACTCAGCTAATGCCGGGTGA